One part of the Pecten maximus chromosome 9, xPecMax1.1, whole genome shotgun sequence genome encodes these proteins:
- the LOC117334677 gene encoding sorting nexin-24-like: MIRVTVPSFRKVGDHNDSYTVFNVEVCAAGRLTNVEKRYSEFEDFHKQLKKIIRTPEFPPKKVMKWNPKVLEQRRIGLQLYLQGVVQNDYISKIVQRFLCITLANTTNMESLTHDDQEVSLSHQPMIGFQPDAFLLNNNKSSLRDIITEGVHRGLYCVQMEEPR, encoded by the exons atgATTCGGGTGACCGTCCCAAGCTTTAGGAAAGTTGGTGACCACAATGATTCTtatact GTCTTTAATGTTGAAGTCTGTGCTGCCGGGCGGTTGACTAATGTGGAAAAGCGGTACTCGGAGTTTGAAGATTTCCACAAACAG CTGAAAAAAATCATCAGAACACCAGAATTTCCTCCAAAAAAGGTGATGAAATGGAATCCTAAGGTCCTAGAACAGAGACGTATCGGCCTTCAGCTATATCTCCAG GGAGTTGTACAGAATGACTATATATCAAAAATTGTACAGAGGTTCCTGTGTATTACACTAGCCAACACCACTAATATGGA GTCACTTACCCATGATGACCAGGAGGTGTCTCTATCTCACCAGCCTATGATTGGATTCCAGCCAGATGCCTTCCTcctcaacaacaacaaaa GTAGTCTTCGTGACATCATCACCGAGGGAGTACACAGGGGGTTGTATTGTGTCCAGATGGAGGAGCCACGGTAA